The following coding sequences lie in one Mucilaginibacter sp. KACC 22773 genomic window:
- a CDS encoding acyltransferase family protein yields the protein MQTETGIPATANSNSAKIGYVDNLKVVLTVLVIMHHAFITYGAPGGWYLTEKTTLKAALIPMTLFVATNQAFFMGFFFFLSAYFTESSYNKKGTLKFLGDRLKRLGIPLIFYSFILSPVLSYLVYRFAQGNNITYLQFLSGFHPWINFGVLWFVAALLLFSVLYVVVRFWFDKKPGVVNPMPPGGRKIILFTAALALASYFVRWVFPVGWILKPVGFQLGHFAQYVALFALGIIASRGRWLNNVNYQLGKSFAIVALAMIVVLFPVLYAVVTITQSPIETLNGHGSWQSLMYAFWEQFTGIFIIVALLGIARQRWNNQSVFFKKLSRLTFCVYIFHPLVLISLSVLLKPWAVDPAFKLLVVAPGAVVGSFLLAAVLVKVPGVKAIV from the coding sequence ATGCAAACAGAAACTGGTATCCCTGCGACAGCAAATAGCAACAGCGCCAAAATCGGCTATGTAGATAATTTAAAGGTAGTGCTTACTGTATTGGTGATCATGCATCATGCATTTATTACGTATGGAGCGCCCGGAGGCTGGTATCTTACCGAAAAAACCACGCTTAAGGCGGCGCTTATCCCCATGACGTTGTTTGTAGCCACCAACCAGGCGTTTTTCATGGGCTTCTTCTTTTTCCTTTCGGCATACTTTACCGAATCGTCATATAATAAAAAGGGCACTCTGAAGTTTTTGGGCGACAGATTGAAACGCCTTGGTATCCCGCTGATATTTTATTCGTTTATACTTTCGCCGGTTTTAAGTTACCTTGTTTATAGATTTGCCCAGGGGAACAACATTACTTATCTGCAATTTTTGAGCGGCTTTCATCCCTGGATAAATTTTGGGGTGCTGTGGTTTGTAGCGGCTTTATTGTTATTCAGCGTGTTGTATGTAGTAGTAAGATTTTGGTTTGATAAAAAGCCAGGTGTAGTAAACCCAATGCCGCCAGGTGGCCGGAAGATTATTTTATTTACCGCCGCGCTGGCACTTGCGAGCTACTTTGTCCGATGGGTTTTCCCCGTAGGTTGGATCTTGAAACCGGTTGGTTTCCAGTTAGGGCATTTTGCGCAGTATGTGGCTTTGTTTGCTTTAGGTATTATAGCTTCGCGGGGGAGATGGTTGAATAATGTAAACTATCAATTGGGTAAAAGTTTTGCTATAGTGGCGTTGGCCATGATAGTTGTATTGTTCCCTGTATTGTACGCAGTGGTAACTATAACCCAAAGCCCAATCGAAACCCTTAACGGGCATGGCAGCTGGCAATCATTAATGTATGCCTTTTGGGAACAATTTACAGGTATTTTTATCATCGTTGCCCTGTTGGGTATAGCCCGCCAAAGGTGGAACAATCAATCCGTTTTTTTTAAAAAGCTCTCCCGCTTAACTTTCTGCGTTTATATTTTTCACCCGCTGGTATTGATATCGTTATCGGTGTTGCTGAAACCATGGGCTGTCGATCCGGCCTTTAAGTTGTTAGTTGTTGCTCCAGGAGCTGTTGTTGGTTCCTTTTTGCTGGCAGCGGTGTTAGTTAAGGTGCCGGGAGTGAAAGCCATTGTGTAA
- a CDS encoding GNAT family N-acetyltransferase: MEIRPATKQDYDSIWEIFSNVTQSGDTYAFDPETPKADLDKYWFGSSIETFVAEEDGKILGTYILKPNQPGLGSHVANCGYMVHPDTRGKGVGSQLCLHSLEKAKEQGYQGMQFNFVVSTNEKAVKLWQKYGFAIIGTTPGGFRHRQLGFVDTYIMYRNL, encoded by the coding sequence ATGGAAATAAGGCCGGCTACAAAACAAGATTACGACTCGATTTGGGAAATATTCTCGAACGTTACACAAAGCGGCGATACCTACGCATTTGACCCGGAAACCCCAAAGGCCGATTTGGACAAATATTGGTTTGGCAGCTCTATTGAAACGTTTGTTGCCGAAGAAGATGGCAAAATACTGGGCACCTATATATTAAAACCCAACCAGCCGGGCCTGGGCAGCCACGTTGCCAATTGCGGCTACATGGTGCATCCCGATACCCGCGGTAAAGGTGTGGGCAGTCAATTGTGCCTGCACTCGCTTGAAAAAGCTAAAGAACAAGGTTACCAGGGCATGCAGTTTAACTTTGTGGTTTCAACTAACGAAAAAGCCGTAAAGCTTTGGCAAAAATATGGCTTCGCCATCATCGGAACCACTCCCGGCGGATTCAGGCACCGACAACTGGGGTTTGTAGATACTTATATCATGTACAGAAACCTGTAA
- a CDS encoding SPFH domain-containing protein, translating to MDKSIVMLFYAVPLILLLVLYKFVLRVFFGMVIVPDDRIGLVVKKFTLSSKSRLPDGRIIATNGEAGMQAKALAPGLYWGMWPWQYGITMEPFTIIEQNKLGLVKAKDGASFDTGRVLGKPVNCDKFQDAIAFLDNNGQKGPQAAFLTPGSYRINTFLFEIVTVPITQIQENKVGIITTLDGEPLAKGEIAGYSVEGHKNYQDPIAFINAGGRKGLQEDVILAGTYYLNPWFVIVEQVDMIYIPIGYVGVVNSFVGPEGKDTSGDAFKHGNIVKRNEKGVWDEPLDPGKHPVNIYTHAVEIVPTTNIVLNWADSRTEAHELDKNLCTITVRSSDGFTFNLDVSQIIHVPRNEAPKVIARFGKMKNLVSQVLEPTIANYFRNSAQRSDVIGFLANRIERQNDAKEHISTVLQSYNVIGVDTLIGDIVPPAALMKTLTDRKIAEQEKVTYEIQRHAQIERKEFESARAGADMQPEVVKSTRQVEINTQMAASRVAASRGEAEAKTINAKADAEVRITIAKADAEAKTVNAKADANATEVNGLAEGAKIKAIGMAEAEVTKQKTEAMGTEQYAIVRVAEALASNGIKLVPEIMVSGKEGGGNGIIDALIGSEMLKKLQKANEEGGAVSGE from the coding sequence ATGGACAAATCAATTGTTATGCTTTTTTATGCCGTGCCCCTAATTTTATTATTGGTACTGTACAAATTTGTTTTACGCGTATTCTTTGGGATGGTGATCGTCCCCGACGACCGTATTGGCCTGGTGGTTAAAAAGTTTACCTTGTCAAGTAAATCGCGGTTGCCCGACGGACGTATCATTGCCACCAATGGCGAGGCCGGTATGCAGGCCAAAGCGCTTGCGCCAGGCTTGTATTGGGGCATGTGGCCCTGGCAGTATGGTATTACTATGGAGCCCTTTACCATTATTGAGCAAAACAAGCTCGGGCTGGTAAAAGCAAAGGACGGTGCATCCTTTGATACAGGCCGTGTGCTTGGTAAACCGGTAAACTGCGATAAATTCCAGGATGCTATTGCGTTCCTTGATAACAACGGTCAAAAGGGCCCGCAGGCCGCTTTCCTTACGCCGGGTAGTTACCGTATCAATACTTTCCTGTTCGAGATTGTAACGGTACCTATTACCCAAATACAGGAAAACAAGGTTGGTATTATTACTACCTTGGATGGCGAGCCGCTGGCCAAAGGCGAAATTGCCGGCTACTCGGTAGAAGGGCATAAAAACTACCAGGATCCTATAGCGTTCATCAACGCCGGTGGCCGCAAGGGTTTGCAGGAAGATGTTATCCTGGCCGGTACTTATTACCTTAACCCCTGGTTTGTAATTGTGGAGCAGGTAGATATGATATACATACCCATTGGTTATGTAGGCGTTGTTAACTCCTTTGTTGGCCCCGAAGGTAAGGATACCAGCGGTGATGCCTTTAAACATGGTAATATTGTAAAACGTAACGAAAAAGGCGTTTGGGATGAGCCGCTTGACCCTGGTAAACACCCTGTAAACATTTATACCCACGCTGTTGAAATTGTGCCAACTACCAACATCGTGCTTAACTGGGCCGACAGCCGTACCGAGGCACATGAGCTTGATAAAAACCTGTGTACTATTACCGTAAGGTCATCAGATGGTTTTACATTCAACCTTGATGTGTCACAAATTATACACGTTCCACGTAACGAAGCGCCAAAAGTGATAGCCCGTTTTGGTAAAATGAAAAACCTGGTATCGCAGGTATTGGAGCCTACCATTGCCAACTATTTCCGTAACTCGGCTCAACGGAGTGATGTTATCGGCTTTTTGGCCAACCGTATCGAAAGGCAAAACGATGCTAAAGAACACATTAGCACCGTACTGCAAAGCTACAATGTAATAGGTGTAGATACCCTGATTGGCGACATTGTGCCGCCAGCCGCTTTGATGAAAACCTTAACCGACCGTAAAATAGCCGAACAGGAAAAAGTAACTTACGAGATACAACGCCATGCGCAAATTGAACGTAAGGAATTTGAAAGCGCCCGTGCCGGTGCCGATATGCAGCCGGAGGTTGTAAAATCGACCCGCCAGGTTGAGATAAATACACAAATGGCTGCCTCAAGGGTTGCCGCATCACGTGGTGAGGCCGAGGCAAAAACCATTAACGCAAAAGCGGATGCCGAAGTAAGGATTACGATTGCCAAGGCCGATGCAGAAGCAAAAACCGTGAACGCCAAGGCTGATGCAAACGCCACCGAAGTGAATGGTTTGGCCGAAGGTGCTAAAATTAAAGCCATAGGTATGGCCGAAGCCGAAGTTACCAAACAAAAAACCGAAGCCATGGGTACCGAACAATACGCCATTGTGCGTGTAGCCGAAGCCCTTGCCAGCAATGGTATTAAACTGGTACCAGAAATAATGGTAAGCGGCAAAGAAGGCGGTGGCAACGGCATTATAGACGCCTTAATTGGCAGCGAAATGCTCAAAAAGCTGCAAAAAGCCAATGAAGAAGGTGGAGCAGTGAGTGGTGAATAG
- a CDS encoding lipocalin family protein, whose product MIKHSFLLFAVVLLFITACKPSVSVTSLTGKWKYVKIEHPNASPPDTMKKADLDEVAPYIQFTPEMKFLIVWGGKFLAHGTFTLNGGNMNMTEKLENGKTRSYVFTVSELTENKIVFETIGVDGSKVTALRASKF is encoded by the coding sequence ATGATTAAACATAGTTTTTTATTGTTTGCTGTCGTGCTGCTGTTCATCACCGCGTGCAAGCCGTCAGTTTCGGTCACCTCACTTACCGGCAAATGGAAATATGTAAAAATAGAGCACCCCAATGCCAGCCCTCCGGATACCATGAAAAAGGCCGACCTTGATGAGGTAGCGCCATATATCCAGTTTACGCCCGAAATGAAGTTTCTGATTGTATGGGGTGGCAAATTTTTAGCGCATGGCACCTTTACCCTTAATGGCGGCAACATGAACATGACCGAAAAATTAGAAAATGGTAAAACTCGCAGCTATGTTTTCACCGTATCGGAACTAACGGAAAACAAAATAGTTTTTGAAACTATTGGTGTTGATGGATCGAAGGTGACGGCGCTAAGAGCAAGTAAATTTTAG
- a CDS encoding RNA polymerase sigma factor, producing MDTVKLQEQAQQRQELFVGLYKKVFPAVAKYVARCGGSFDEAKDVFQDALLSYYEKTAQIGLSVNNSDGAYIYGTARYLWIKRYKEGGQTSQLNEALIVNTAEESISLPDDSKLLRFLESAGKRCMELLRSFYYDKLPMTQVAETFGFSGVRSATVQKYKCIEKVRETVKQKELTYEDFLK from the coding sequence ATGGATACAGTTAAATTACAGGAGCAGGCGCAGCAAAGGCAGGAGCTTTTTGTCGGGCTATATAAAAAGGTATTCCCGGCTGTAGCAAAGTACGTGGCCCGCTGCGGGGGCTCGTTTGATGAGGCTAAAGATGTTTTCCAAGATGCCTTATTAAGCTATTACGAAAAAACAGCACAGATCGGGTTATCTGTTAATAATAGCGACGGCGCTTATATTTACGGTACGGCCCGGTATCTTTGGATAAAACGTTATAAAGAAGGCGGGCAAACCTCGCAGTTAAATGAAGCTCTTATCGTCAACACTGCGGAGGAAAGCATCAGTTTACCCGACGATAGCAAACTGCTCCGCTTTTTGGAATCTGCCGGCAAGCGCTGTATGGAACTGCTCCGTTCGTTTTATTACGATAAACTGCCGATGACACAGGTTGCCGAAACATTTGGCTTCTCGGGTGTACGATCGGCCACCGTGCAGAAATATAAATGCATAGAAAAAGTAAGGGAAACTGTTAAACAAAAAGAGCTAACCTATGAGGACTTCCTTAAATAA
- a CDS encoding ClpP family protease, whose product MNIDKQEFRKYAVMHHAIAGSLVDNYISGVEKSALPTAMTPYITEEREMRVAQMDVFSRLMMDRIIFMGQAVDDNVANIIQAQLLFLQSTDAKKDIQMYINSPGGSVYAGLGIYDTMHFISPDVATICTGIALSMGAILLCGGAAGKRAALKHSRVMLHQPSGGAQGMASDIQIAAQQILLMKQELYEIVAKHSGQPYEKVYQVSDRDYWMIAAEAKEFGIIDEVLV is encoded by the coding sequence ATGAATATTGATAAACAGGAATTCCGCAAATATGCGGTCATGCACCATGCTATTGCCGGTTCGCTGGTAGATAACTACATCTCAGGAGTCGAAAAAAGTGCCTTGCCAACGGCCATGACGCCCTATATTACCGAAGAGCGCGAAATGCGCGTAGCCCAGATGGACGTGTTTTCGCGCCTGATGATGGACCGCATAATTTTTATGGGCCAGGCCGTTGATGATAACGTGGCTAACATTATCCAGGCGCAACTGCTTTTCCTGCAGTCGACCGATGCCAAAAAGGATATCCAGATGTACATTAACTCGCCCGGTGGCTCGGTATACGCCGGCCTGGGTATTTACGACACCATGCACTTCATCAGCCCCGATGTAGCTACCATTTGTACGGGCATAGCCTTATCCATGGGCGCGATATTATTATGCGGCGGCGCGGCTGGCAAAAGGGCTGCTTTAAAACATTCGCGCGTAATGCTGCATCAACCATCAGGCGGCGCGCAGGGCATGGCATCAGATATCCAGATAGCCGCGCAACAAATATTACTAATGAAACAGGAATTGTATGAAATAGTTGCTAAACACAGCGGCCAGCCCTACGAAAAAGTTTACCAGGTATCAGACAGGGATTACTGGATGATAGCCGCCGAAGCCAAAGAATTTGGGATAATTGATGAGGTGCTGGTGTAG